The Lentzea guizhouensis genome contains a region encoding:
- the cobN gene encoding cobaltochelatase subunit CobN, whose amino-acid sequence MILLLSTSDTDLLSARASGAEYRLANPARTTVDDLPALTDGVDLVVVRILGGRRMWEEGLDWLLAQPLPVVVLGGEMQPDAMLMELSTVPGGVCAEAHLYLAQGGPQNLAELHKFLEDTILLTGHGFAAPAATPTWGVLEREPAADGPTVAVLYYRAHHVAGNTAFVHALCDAIEAKGGRPLPVYCSSLRTAEPELLDTLRQADALVVTVLAAGGTNPANASAGGDDDAWDVGALAALDVPILQGLCLTSSREQWDSNDDGLSPLDTATQVAIPEFDGRIITVPFSFKEIDSDGLTVYVADPERALRVAGIATRHARLRHIPVAERKVVVMLSAYPTKHSRIGNAVGLDTPASTVRLLKAMQEHGYDIGDGLPGVEELDGDKLIHALIAAGGQDADWLTQEQFESNPVRIAAADYRRFHETLPDDFRESMREHWGEAPGELFVDRSKDRDGEIVLAALRSGNVTVMVQPPRGFGENPIAIYHDPDLPPSHHYLGAYHWIESSFGADAVVHVGKHGNLEWLPGKTVGMSASCGTDAALGDLPLIYPFLVNDPGEGTQAKRRAHATLVDHLVPPMARADSYGDIARLEQLLDEYGNISAMDPAKVPAIRAQIWTLIKAAKLDHDLGLDDRPHDAEFDEFILHVDGWLCEVKDVQIRDGLHVLGEAPTGSVRVNLVLAMLQARQMWGGQVAALPGLREALGLVGTAREDVDAVEEEARALVQAMEDAGWDRSAAAGLHESVDVRKILEFAAVEVVPRLARTTDEMTHVLHALDGGYIPAGPSGSPLRGLVNVLPTGRNFYSVDPKAIPSRLAWETGQAMADSLLERYRADNDGEWPPSVGLSIWGTSAMRTAGDDIAEVFALMGVRPVWDDQSRRVTGLEVISPDELARPRIDVTVRISGFFRDAFPHVVSLLDDAVQLVAALDEPAEQNFVRAHTLKDLEEHGDQRRATLRIFGSKPGAYGAGVLPLIDSRNWRDSQDIAEVYAVWGGYAYGRGVDGVAARADMESAYRRIAVAAKNIDTREHDIADSDDYFQYHGGMVTMVKALTGKAPAAYVGDSTRPEAVRTRTLTEETSRIFRARVVNPRWVNAMRQHGYKGAFELQATVEYLFGYDATTGVVADWMYEKLTETYVLDPETRKFLQTSNPWALHGIAERLLEAAERKMWEHPDESTLDALRAAYLETEGDLEDGA is encoded by the coding sequence GTGATCCTGCTGTTGTCGACCTCCGACACCGACCTGCTGTCCGCGCGTGCGAGCGGCGCCGAGTACCGGCTCGCGAACCCGGCGCGCACGACCGTCGACGACCTGCCCGCGCTCACCGACGGTGTCGACCTCGTCGTCGTGCGCATCCTGGGTGGCCGCCGGATGTGGGAGGAAGGGCTCGACTGGTTGCTCGCGCAGCCGTTGCCCGTGGTCGTGCTCGGCGGTGAGATGCAGCCCGACGCGATGCTGATGGAGCTCTCGACGGTGCCCGGCGGGGTGTGCGCGGAGGCGCACCTCTACCTCGCGCAGGGCGGGCCGCAGAACCTCGCCGAGCTGCACAAGTTCCTCGAAGACACGATCTTGCTGACCGGCCACGGGTTCGCCGCCCCCGCCGCCACGCCCACCTGGGGTGTGCTGGAACGCGAGCCTGCCGCGGACGGCCCCACGGTCGCGGTGCTCTACTACCGGGCGCACCACGTGGCCGGGAACACGGCGTTCGTGCACGCGTTGTGCGACGCGATCGAGGCCAAGGGCGGCAGGCCGCTGCCGGTGTACTGCTCGTCGCTGCGCACCGCCGAGCCCGAGCTGCTCGACACGCTCCGGCAGGCCGACGCGCTGGTCGTGACGGTGCTCGCGGCGGGTGGCACGAACCCGGCGAACGCGAGCGCCGGTGGTGACGACGACGCGTGGGACGTGGGCGCGCTGGCGGCGCTGGACGTGCCGATCCTGCAGGGCCTGTGCCTCACCTCGAGTCGCGAGCAGTGGGATTCCAACGACGACGGCCTGTCACCGCTCGACACCGCGACCCAGGTCGCGATCCCCGAGTTCGACGGCCGGATCATCACGGTCCCGTTCTCCTTCAAGGAGATCGACTCCGACGGCCTCACCGTCTACGTCGCCGACCCCGAACGGGCGCTGCGCGTCGCGGGCATCGCGACCAGGCACGCCAGGCTCCGGCACATCCCGGTAGCCGAGCGCAAGGTCGTCGTGATGCTGTCGGCGTACCCGACCAAGCACTCCCGGATCGGCAACGCGGTCGGGCTCGACACGCCCGCCTCGACCGTACGGCTGCTGAAGGCCATGCAGGAGCACGGCTACGACATCGGCGACGGACTGCCGGGCGTCGAGGAGCTCGACGGCGACAAGCTGATCCACGCGTTGATCGCGGCGGGCGGCCAGGACGCGGACTGGCTGACGCAGGAGCAGTTCGAGAGCAACCCGGTGCGCATCGCGGCCGCCGACTACCGCCGGTTCCACGAGACGCTGCCGGACGACTTCCGCGAGTCGATGCGGGAGCACTGGGGCGAGGCGCCCGGTGAGCTGTTCGTCGACCGCAGCAAGGACCGCGACGGCGAGATCGTCCTGGCGGCGCTGCGGAGCGGCAACGTCACCGTCATGGTGCAGCCGCCGCGCGGGTTCGGCGAGAACCCGATCGCGATCTACCACGACCCCGACCTGCCGCCCTCGCACCACTACCTCGGTGCCTACCACTGGATCGAGTCGAGCTTCGGCGCCGACGCGGTGGTGCACGTGGGCAAGCACGGCAACCTGGAGTGGTTGCCCGGCAAGACCGTCGGCATGTCGGCGTCGTGCGGCACGGACGCGGCGCTCGGCGACCTGCCGCTGATCTACCCGTTCCTGGTCAACGACCCCGGTGAGGGCACGCAGGCCAAGCGGCGCGCGCACGCCACGCTGGTCGACCACCTGGTGCCGCCGATGGCCCGCGCGGACAGCTACGGCGACATCGCGCGGCTGGAGCAGCTGCTCGACGAGTACGGCAACATCTCGGCGATGGACCCGGCCAAGGTACCGGCGATCCGCGCGCAGATCTGGACGCTGATCAAGGCCGCCAAGCTCGATCACGACCTGGGGCTCGACGACCGGCCGCACGACGCGGAGTTCGACGAGTTCATCCTGCACGTCGACGGCTGGCTGTGCGAGGTCAAGGACGTCCAGATCCGCGACGGCCTGCACGTCCTGGGCGAGGCGCCGACGGGCTCCGTCCGCGTCAACCTCGTGCTCGCGATGCTGCAGGCCCGGCAGATGTGGGGCGGTCAGGTCGCCGCGCTGCCCGGTCTGCGCGAGGCCCTCGGGTTGGTCGGCACCGCCCGTGAAGACGTCGACGCTGTTGAGGAAGAGGCCCGCGCGCTCGTCCAGGCGATGGAGGACGCGGGCTGGGACCGTTCCGCCGCAGCGGGTCTGCACGAGTCGGTGGACGTGCGGAAGATCCTGGAGTTCGCGGCGGTGGAGGTCGTGCCACGGCTGGCGCGCACCACGGACGAGATGACGCACGTGCTGCACGCGTTGGACGGCGGCTACATCCCGGCCGGTCCGTCCGGATCACCGTTGCGCGGCCTGGTGAACGTGCTGCCGACCGGCCGCAACTTCTACTCGGTCGACCCCAAGGCCATCCCGTCGCGGCTCGCCTGGGAGACCGGCCAGGCGATGGCCGACTCGCTGCTGGAGCGCTACCGGGCCGACAACGACGGCGAGTGGCCGCCGTCCGTGGGCCTCTCGATCTGGGGCACGTCCGCGATGCGCACCGCCGGCGACGACATCGCCGAGGTGTTCGCGCTGATGGGCGTGCGGCCGGTGTGGGACGACCAGTCGCGCCGGGTGACCGGCCTCGAGGTGATCTCCCCCGACGAGCTCGCCAGGCCCCGCATCGACGTCACCGTGCGGATCTCCGGGTTCTTCCGCGACGCCTTCCCGCACGTCGTGTCCCTTTTGGACGACGCGGTGCAGCTGGTGGCGGCGCTGGACGAGCCGGCGGAGCAGAACTTCGTGCGGGCGCACACGCTCAAGGACCTGGAGGAGCACGGCGACCAGCGGCGGGCGACGCTGCGGATCTTCGGCTCGAAGCCGGGTGCGTACGGCGCCGGCGTGCTGCCGTTGATCGACAGCCGCAACTGGCGCGACTCGCAGGACATCGCCGAGGTCTACGCGGTGTGGGGCGGGTACGCGTACGGCCGCGGGGTCGACGGTGTCGCGGCGCGCGCGGACATGGAGTCGGCGTACCGGCGGATCGCGGTGGCGGCCAAGAACATCGACACCCGTGAACACGACATCGCCGACTCGGACGACTACTTCCAGTACCACGGCGGCATGGTCACGATGGTGAAGGCGCTGACCGGCAAGGCGCCCGCCGCGTACGTCGGTGACAGCACGCGCCCGGAGGCGGTGCGGACCCGCACGCTCACCGAGGAGACCTCGCGCATCTTCCGCGCCCGCGTCGTGAACCCGCGCTGGGTCAACGCGATGCGCCAGCACGGGTACAAGGGCGCGTTCGAGCTGCAGGCGACGGTCGAGTACCTGTTCGGCTACGACGCCACGACCGGCGTGGTCGCCGACTGGATGTACGAGAAGCTGACCGAGACCTACGTGCTCGACCCGGAGACGCGGAAGTTCCTGCAGACGTCGAACCCGTGGGCGTTGCACGGCATCGCGGAACGGCTGCTGGAGGCCGCCGAGCGCAAGATGTGGGAACACCCGGACGAGTCCACTTTGGACGCGCTGAGGGCCGCCTACCTGGAGACCGAGGGCGACCTGGAGGACGGCGCCTGA
- a CDS encoding maltokinase N-terminal cap-like domain-containing protein, with amino-acid sequence MGKIHAGATLTPHFREFLPAWVARQPWYAGEAPLRPAGFFRFEDPAGEVGVETHLLQGNGTTYQVPLTYRPAPLIGGALVTTAEHSVLGTRWIYDAVTDPVWVAAVLDLVAGNGTSEPSGRSLDAQARGELRGVVTPESAIELDRVVRPQPVPQDAAGVLTCSWTDGSGRLAVVRGPQT; translated from the coding sequence ATGGGGAAGATCCACGCCGGCGCCACGCTCACACCGCACTTCCGCGAGTTCCTGCCCGCCTGGGTCGCGCGGCAGCCCTGGTACGCCGGGGAAGCGCCACTGCGGCCCGCCGGGTTCTTCCGGTTCGAGGACCCGGCGGGCGAGGTCGGGGTGGAGACCCACCTGCTGCAGGGGAACGGGACCACGTACCAGGTCCCGCTGACCTACCGCCCGGCACCGCTCATCGGTGGTGCGCTCGTCACGACCGCCGAGCACAGCGTGCTGGGCACCCGGTGGATCTACGACGCCGTCACGGACCCGGTGTGGGTCGCCGCGGTGCTGGACCTGGTCGCCGGCAACGGGACCAGCGAGCCGAGCGGACGCAGCCTCGACGCGCAGGCACGCGGCGAACTGCGCGGCGTGGTGACGCCGGAGTCCGCGATCGAGCTCGACCGGGTGGTCCGGCCGCAACCCGTGCCGCAGGACGCCGCCGGTGTGCTCACCTGCTCGTGGACCGACGGGTCAGGCCGCCTCGCCGTCGTGCGCGGCCCTCAGACCTGA